Proteins encoded by one window of Nicotiana tabacum cultivar K326 chromosome 10, ASM71507v2, whole genome shotgun sequence:
- the LOC142165137 gene encoding serine/threonine-protein phosphatase 7 long form homolog, translating to MDFPPPAHPGPAEDQLLVLQGDHRSSFVWEGQLSMQALRPRRPDDLWEFIVEHPFHARVVTRLQATGFYAIFELGQMQLDWSLITALVERWRPETHTFHLPTKEDTITLEDVQV from the coding sequence atggactttcCTCCGCCTGCGCATCCTGGACCTGCCGAGGATCAGCTACTAGTGTTGCAGGGCGACCATAGGTCCTCCTTTGTATGGGAAGGACAGCTATCGATGCAGGCTCTCCGCCCCAGGAGACCTGACGATTTGTGGGAGTTCATCGTGGAGCATCCTTTCCATGCCCGTGTAGTCACGCGCCTACAGGCTACGGGCTTCTATGCGATTTTTGAGCTTGGACAGATGCAGCTTGATTGGTCTCTCATCACGGCCTtggtagagcggtggcgaccggagacgcacacttttcacTTGCCCACTAAAGAAGACACCATCACGCTGGAGGATGTTCAGGTTTAA